One window of Populus nigra chromosome 5, ddPopNigr1.1, whole genome shotgun sequence genomic DNA carries:
- the LOC133693368 gene encoding serine carboxypeptidase-like 34: MALYSFSLHLFLLLFFIFSSARVSKADFELTQDVLARQEADRVIRLPGQPEVTFKQYAGYVTVNESHGRALFYWFFEAIENPEEKPLLLWLNGGPGCSSIGYGEAEELGPFFPKRGGQELQFNPHTWNNVANLLFLESPVGVGFSYSNTTSDLKELGDTVTAQDSYIFLLGWFQRFPQFKSHEFYISGESYAGHYVPQLAEVIYDGNKKVSEKDHINLKGFIIGNALLDDETDQKGMIDYAWDHAVISDRLYHDVKKKCNFSENHPSHDCKNALRQYFDVYTIIDMYSLYSPRCINSNFSDARDRPVIHGNMAPQLLSKFADWHKRPAGYDPCASDYTEIYMNRPAVQAALHANVTKIPYPWTHCSENITFWSDAPQSILPIIKKLIAGGIRIWVYSGDTDGRIPVTATRYTLNKLGLNTIEEWTPWYDGKQVAGWTIVYDGLTFVTIRGAGHQVPTFKPKQSLTFIKRFLENKKLSSEAF; encoded by the exons ATGGCTTTATACTCATTCTCTTtgcatctttttcttcttcttttcttcatatTTAGCTCAGCTAGAGTGAGTAAAGCTGACTTTGAGCTTACTCAAGATGTGTTAGCCCGACAAGAAGCAGACAGAGTCATTAGACTTCCTGGCCAGCCTGAGGTAACGTTCAAGCAGTATGCAGGCTATGTAACAGTCAATGAAAGTCATGGGAGAGCTTTGTTTTATTGGTTCTTTGAAGCCATTGAGAATCCTGAAGAGAAACCTTTGCTTCTGTGGCTCAATGGAG GGCCAGGGTGCTCGTCCATTGGCTATGGAGAGGCAGAGGAGTTAGGTCCTTTCTTTCCTAAGAGAGGTGGACAAGAGCTACAGTTCAATCCTCACACATGGAATAATG TGGCCAATCTGTTGTTTCTGGAATCTCCTGTTGGGGTTGGATTTTCCTACTCCAATACCACCAGTGATCTTAAAGAGCTTGGTGACACAGTTACAG CTCAAGATTCATACATATTTCTTCTGGGATGGTTCCAAAGATTCCCGCAGTTCAAGTCCCATGAGTTCTACATTTCTGGAGAGAGCTATGCAG GGCACTATGTTCCACAGCTTGCCGAGGTCATCTATGACGGCAACAAGAAAGTTTCCGAGAAAGATCACATAAACTTAAAGGGCTTTATT ATAGGCAATGCATTATTGGATGATGAAACAGATCAAAAGGGGATGATAGATTATGCGTGGGATCATGCTGTAATATCCGACCGTCTGTACCATGATGTTAAGAAAAAATGCAATTTCAGTGAGAATCATCCATCTCATGATTGCAAAAATGCCCTCCGTCAGTACTTTGATGTCTATACAATTATTGACATGTACAGCTTATACAGTCCCAGATGCATCAACAGTAACTTCAGCGATGCCAGAGACAGACCGGTTATTCATGGCAATATGGCTCCTCAATTGTTATCCAAATTT GCAGATTGGCACAAGAGACCTGCTGGCTATGACCCTTGTGCCTCAGACTACACTGAGATTTATATGAATAGGCCAGCCGTTCAAGCAGCACTCCATGCTAATGTAACCAAAATTCCCTATCCATGGACTCACTGCAG tGAAAATATCACATTTTGGAGTGATGCACCACAATCAATTCTTCCCATAATCAAGAAACTTATTGCTGGGGGAATTCGCATATGGGTCTACAG TGGAGATACCGATGGTAGAATTCCTGTGACTGCAACTAGATACACATTAAACAAGCTAGGATTGAACACTATTGAAGAATGGACTCCATGGTACGATGGGAAACAG GTTGCTGGGTGGACAATTGTGTACGATGGGCTAACTTTTGTCACGATAAGAGGGGCTGGCCACCAAGTACCAACGTTTAAGCCCAAACAGTCCCTTACCTTCATTAAGCGCTTCTTGGAAAATAAGAAATTGTCGTCTGAAGCATTTTAG